Proteins from a genomic interval of Ramlibacter algicola:
- the bla gene encoding class A beta-lactamase: protein MESVSRRAFLATSALAAWPALAATPWADLEAASGGLLGVAVLDTGTGELKGHRLDERFPMCSTFKWLLAAAVLHRVTQGRESLDRSVSYTREDLAGHAPVTEARLAQGAMSVQALCEAAVVESDNGAANVLLRVLGGPAAVTSHARSLGDRTTRLDRIEPAMNDVPPGDPRDTTTPRAMARLLHRALLQEGTDKTDRALLLQWMEKSTTGRARLRAQLPPGWRAATKTGTGPRGTTNDVGVLWPASGAAPLVVACYLTGSPKDGSAREAVLASVGAAIARG, encoded by the coding sequence ATGGAGTCCGTCTCTCGCCGCGCCTTCCTCGCAACATCCGCGCTCGCGGCCTGGCCCGCCCTGGCGGCCACCCCGTGGGCCGATCTGGAGGCCGCCTCCGGCGGCCTGCTCGGTGTCGCCGTGCTCGACACGGGCACGGGGGAACTGAAGGGGCATCGCCTCGACGAACGCTTCCCGATGTGCAGCACGTTCAAGTGGTTGCTCGCCGCCGCGGTGCTGCACCGGGTGACGCAAGGGCGCGAGTCGCTCGACCGCTCGGTGAGCTACACGCGCGAGGACCTCGCGGGCCATGCGCCGGTGACCGAAGCGCGCCTGGCGCAGGGGGCGATGAGCGTGCAGGCCCTCTGCGAGGCCGCGGTCGTGGAGAGCGACAACGGCGCGGCCAACGTGCTGCTGCGCGTCCTCGGCGGCCCGGCGGCGGTGACGTCGCATGCGCGCTCGCTCGGCGACCGCACGACGCGGCTGGATCGCATCGAGCCGGCGATGAACGACGTGCCGCCCGGCGATCCGCGTGACACGACGACGCCCCGCGCGATGGCGCGCTTGCTGCACCGGGCGCTGCTGCAGGAGGGCACGGACAAGACCGACCGCGCGCTGCTGCTGCAGTGGATGGAGAAGTCGACGACCGGCCGTGCGCGCCTGCGCGCCCAGCTGCCTCCCGGCTGGCGCGCTGCGACGAAGACCGGGACCGGGCCGCGTGGCACCACCAATGACGTCGGCGTGCTGTGGCCGGCCAGCGGCGCCGCACCGCTGGTGGTCGCGTGCTACCTCACCGGGTCCCCGAAAGACGGGTCCGCACGCGAAGCCGTGCTGGCGAGCGTCGGCGCCGCCATCGCTCGCGGCTGA
- a CDS encoding MFS transporter, with product MSEAKALVRAPVTWLVLLAAAGAFALTMGVRQTMGLFLSPLNTSTGLGLASISLAFAFGQLWWGLTQPIAGAIADRIGTGRVLLAGVALVALGTFITPYMQSTWGLVVAVGILAAGGAGMAGPAVLMSATTRLVPPQHRGLATGVVNAGGSTGQFLLGPISASLIVGIGWVGAMQVLAALVLLALPAAWLLRGNNQQAAPAGKKPVTTREAAGEALRHPGFLLLATGFFVCGFHVAFLATHLPGVVAACGLATQWAGWAVAVLGLFNIVGSLAIGWAIGRWRMKSLLSLIYAVRAVAIVAFLFAPKTGPVVLVFAAVMGMTFLSTVPPTAGLVAKFFGPAHMAMLFGLVMLTHQVGGFLGAWLGGTVFQATGSYDGIWIADALLAVAAALVHLPIREAPLVPRAAPAAA from the coding sequence ATGAGTGAAGCAAAAGCGCTCGTGCGCGCACCGGTGACGTGGCTCGTGCTGCTGGCCGCGGCCGGCGCGTTCGCGTTGACCATGGGCGTGCGCCAGACGATGGGCCTGTTCCTCTCGCCGCTGAACACGTCCACCGGCCTGGGCCTGGCCAGCATCAGCCTGGCCTTCGCCTTCGGCCAGCTGTGGTGGGGGCTCACGCAGCCCATCGCCGGTGCCATCGCCGACCGCATCGGCACCGGCCGCGTGCTGCTCGCGGGCGTTGCGCTGGTGGCGCTGGGGACCTTCATCACGCCCTACATGCAATCCACATGGGGGCTCGTCGTCGCGGTGGGCATCCTGGCCGCGGGTGGCGCCGGCATGGCCGGGCCGGCGGTGCTGATGTCGGCGACCACGCGCCTGGTGCCGCCACAGCACCGGGGCCTGGCCACTGGCGTCGTCAATGCAGGCGGCTCGACCGGGCAGTTCCTGCTCGGTCCCATTTCCGCCTCCCTGATCGTCGGCATCGGCTGGGTCGGCGCCATGCAGGTGCTGGCGGCGCTCGTGCTGCTCGCGTTGCCCGCCGCCTGGCTCCTGCGCGGCAACAACCAGCAGGCCGCGCCCGCCGGCAAGAAGCCGGTGACCACGCGCGAGGCCGCCGGCGAGGCGCTGCGCCACCCGGGCTTCCTGCTGCTCGCCACCGGCTTCTTCGTCTGCGGCTTCCACGTCGCCTTCCTCGCCACGCACCTGCCCGGCGTCGTCGCGGCCTGCGGGCTCGCGACGCAATGGGCCGGCTGGGCGGTCGCGGTCCTGGGGTTGTTCAACATCGTGGGCAGCCTGGCGATCGGCTGGGCCATCGGCCGCTGGCGCATGAAGTCGCTGCTGTCGCTGATCTACGCCGTCCGCGCCGTGGCCATCGTCGCCTTCCTGTTCGCGCCGAAGACCGGCCCGGTGGTGCTGGTGTTCGCCGCCGTGATGGGCATGACCTTCCTGTCGACGGTGCCGCCGACGGCGGGCCTGGTGGCGAAGTTCTTCGGGCCCGCGCACATGGCCATGCTGTTCGGGCTGGTGATGCTCACCCACCAGGTCGGTGGCTTCCTCGGCGCGTGGCTCGGTGGCACGGTGTTCCAGGCCACCGGCAGCTACGACGGCATCTGGATCGCCGACGCCTTGCTGGCCGTGGCCGCCGCGCTGGTCCACCTGCCGATCCGCGAAGCGCCGCTGGTGCCGCGCGCTGCCCCCGCCGCTGCCTGA
- a CDS encoding MarR family winged helix-turn-helix transcriptional regulator, protein MDTAVKPQGCTNLKLRQLGRRVGQHYDAEMRRVGLKTTQYSLLSFVCKLGPIRPTDLARTLGLQPSTLSRNLKPLVAAGWLEMLPGDDARSLRVAVTPAGREKRAEAQRRWRVAQEGINAALGPQRVVALHALIDECTALLAPVEDEGDVDE, encoded by the coding sequence ATGGACACCGCCGTCAAGCCCCAGGGTTGCACCAACCTCAAGCTGCGACAGCTCGGCCGCCGCGTCGGGCAGCACTACGACGCCGAGATGCGCCGCGTGGGCCTGAAGACCACGCAGTACTCGCTGCTGTCGTTCGTGTGCAAGCTGGGCCCGATCCGGCCGACCGACCTCGCGCGCACGCTCGGCCTGCAGCCGTCGACGCTGAGCCGCAACCTCAAGCCGCTGGTCGCGGCCGGCTGGCTCGAGATGCTGCCCGGCGACGACGCCCGCAGCCTGCGCGTGGCGGTGACGCCCGCCGGCCGGGAGAAGCGCGCCGAGGCGCAGCGCCGCTGGCGCGTCGCGCAGGAGGGCATCAACGCCGCGCTCGGACCCCAGCGGGTCGTCGCGCTGCATGCGTTGATCGACGAGTGCACGGCGCTGCTCGCGCCGGTCGAGGACGAAGGGGACGTCGATGAGTGA